From one Leifsonia sp. Root1293 genomic stretch:
- a CDS encoding substrate-binding domain-containing protein, whose amino-acid sequence MKKIALATVAVAAAAALALSGCSSDRGASTGGSSEAAKGFAADSTIGVALPDKTSENWVLAGSLFENGLKDAGYKGDVQYAPASNTVAEQQNQISAMVTNGAKVIVIGAKDGKQLGTQLQQAADAGVKIIAYDRLIENTPNVDYYVAFDNFKVGQLQGQALLEGLEKRSGHAAPWNIELFSGSPDDANAAVFFNGAMDVLQPKIDDGTLVVKSGQTDVAQTATQGWKAENAQSRMDSLLTSNYSSDAIDGVLSPNDTLARAIITSTKQAGKDISKVTVTGQDSEVESVKSIMAGEQYSTINKDTTLLVEQTIKMIGELQKGDEAEVNDTEQYDNGEKVVPAYLLAPVIVTKDNAAEAYKNNPNLLEIVNAAS is encoded by the coding sequence ATGAAGAAGATCGCTTTGGCAACAGTCGCGGTTGCAGCCGCAGCTGCCCTCGCGCTGTCGGGCTGCTCGTCCGACCGCGGTGCAAGCACCGGCGGGTCCAGTGAAGCCGCCAAGGGCTTCGCCGCTGACTCGACCATCGGTGTCGCGCTCCCCGACAAGACCTCGGAGAACTGGGTTCTCGCCGGAAGCCTGTTCGAGAACGGCCTGAAGGACGCCGGCTACAAGGGCGACGTGCAGTACGCACCCGCCAGCAACACCGTCGCCGAGCAGCAGAACCAGATCTCGGCCATGGTCACCAACGGCGCGAAGGTCATCGTCATCGGCGCGAAGGACGGCAAGCAGCTCGGAACGCAGCTGCAGCAGGCTGCCGACGCCGGCGTCAAGATCATCGCGTACGACCGCCTCATCGAGAACACGCCGAACGTCGACTACTACGTCGCGTTCGACAACTTCAAGGTCGGCCAGCTCCAGGGCCAGGCTCTCCTCGAGGGTCTCGAGAAGCGCTCGGGTCACGCTGCCCCGTGGAACATCGAGCTTTTCTCGGGCTCGCCCGACGACGCCAACGCCGCCGTGTTCTTCAACGGTGCGATGGACGTGCTCCAGCCGAAGATCGACGACGGAACCCTCGTCGTCAAGTCGGGCCAGACCGATGTCGCCCAGACCGCGACCCAGGGCTGGAAGGCTGAGAACGCCCAGAGCCGCATGGACTCGCTGCTGACCTCGAACTACTCGAGCGACGCCATCGACGGTGTCCTGTCCCCGAACGACACGCTGGCTCGCGCCATCATCACGTCGACCAAGCAGGCCGGCAAGGACATCTCGAAGGTCACCGTCACCGGTCAGGACTCCGAGGTCGAGTCGGTCAAGTCGATCATGGCTGGAGAGCAGTACTCCACGATCAACAAGGACACCACCCTCCTGGTGGAGCAGACGATCAAGATGATCGGCGAGCTCCAGAAGGGCGACGAGGCCGAGGTCAACGACACCGAGCAGTACGACAACGGCGAGAAGGTCGTTCCCGCTTACCTGCTCGCTCCGGTCATCGTGACCAAGGACAACGCAGCCGAGGCGTACAAGAACAACCCCAACCTCCTCGAGATCGTGAACGCCGCTTCCTAA
- a CDS encoding L-ribulose-5-phosphate 4-epimerase — translation MTRSVFTAEIEAAIEQVRSDVASLHSELTRYGLIVWTGGNVSGRVPGADLFVIKPSGVSYDDLAPENMILCDLDGTVIAGTPGSDRSPSSDTAAHAYVYRNMPEVGGVVHTHSTFAVAWAARNEEIPCVITAMADEFGGPIPVGPFAIIGDDSIGRGIVETLSGHRSRAVLMANHGPFTIGTDAKDAVKAAVMVEDVARTVHYAREAGPLVPIPQEAIDRLFDRYQNVYGQSGDARR, via the coding sequence ATCACGCGCTCCGTCTTCACCGCCGAGATCGAAGCAGCCATCGAGCAGGTGCGTTCCGACGTCGCCTCCCTGCACTCCGAACTCACGCGCTACGGCCTCATCGTCTGGACCGGCGGCAACGTGTCGGGCCGTGTTCCCGGAGCAGACCTCTTCGTCATCAAGCCGTCGGGCGTCTCCTACGACGACCTCGCCCCCGAGAACATGATCCTCTGCGACCTCGACGGAACCGTGATCGCCGGCACCCCGGGCTCGGATCGCAGCCCGTCCAGCGACACCGCGGCGCACGCCTACGTCTACCGCAACATGCCCGAGGTCGGTGGAGTCGTGCACACCCATTCCACGTTCGCCGTGGCCTGGGCCGCACGCAACGAGGAGATCCCGTGCGTGATCACGGCGATGGCCGACGAGTTCGGCGGACCCATCCCCGTCGGCCCGTTCGCGATCATCGGCGACGACTCGATCGGCCGCGGCATCGTCGAGACCCTCTCCGGTCATCGCTCCCGCGCCGTGCTCATGGCGAACCACGGCCCGTTCACCATCGGCACCGACGCGAAGGACGCCGTGAAGGCTGCCGTCATGGTCGAGGACGTCGCCCGCACCGTGCACTACGCCCGTGAGGCCGGACCTCTCGTCCCCATCCCGCAAGAGGCCATCGACCGCCTCTTCGACCGCTACCAGAACGTCTACGGGCAGTCGGGGGATGCACGCCGATGA
- a CDS encoding xylulokinase, whose amino-acid sequence MSDDMSTTDAARAAILDGRTSLGIEFGSTRIKACLIGEDPSDVLAVGSHEWENQFVDRVWTYSLDAVWEGLQAAYVDLVAQVRSNHGVEPATYGAIGVSAMMHGYLAFDASDELLVPFRTWRNTSTGPAAAELSESFGVNIPLRWSIAHLHQAVIDEEAHVADVAFFTTLAGYVHWRLTGRKVIGVGDASGMFPIDSATSDYDADLVAIYDGLVADRAPALRVAELLPAVLVAGEAAGTLTVDGAALLDPSGALQAGIPLCPPEGDAGTGMVATNSVAPRTGNVSAGTSIFAMVVLEAPLAQVHHELDLVTTPAGDPVAMVHCNNGASELAAWVSMFSRFAAASGTPVDTDAAFGVLLREALDGEADAGGIIAYNHLAGEPIAGLTEGRPLVVRTPDSRLTLANFMRAQVYGVYGTLSLGMRVLADEGVSIDRMFAHGGIFRTAGVAQRLLAGALDAPVAVGETASEGGAWGIAVLASYLAEQSRAASGTGSATGSATDLGTYLNERVFADAGFDTVAPVAEDVAGFAAFLDRYRAGLAAEAAAVQAL is encoded by the coding sequence ATGAGCGACGACATGAGCACCACGGATGCCGCCCGCGCGGCCATCCTCGACGGACGCACCTCTCTCGGCATCGAGTTCGGTTCGACCCGCATCAAGGCCTGCCTCATCGGCGAGGACCCGAGCGATGTGCTGGCCGTCGGCAGTCACGAGTGGGAGAACCAGTTCGTCGACCGCGTCTGGACCTACTCCCTCGACGCCGTCTGGGAGGGACTCCAGGCGGCCTACGTTGATCTCGTCGCTCAGGTGCGCAGCAACCACGGAGTCGAGCCGGCGACCTACGGCGCCATCGGCGTCTCGGCGATGATGCACGGCTACCTCGCCTTCGACGCCTCCGACGAGCTGCTGGTGCCGTTCCGCACCTGGCGCAACACCTCGACGGGTCCGGCGGCCGCCGAGCTCAGCGAGAGCTTCGGCGTGAACATCCCGCTGCGCTGGTCGATCGCCCACCTGCACCAGGCCGTGATCGACGAGGAGGCCCACGTCGCCGACGTCGCCTTCTTCACCACCCTCGCCGGCTACGTGCACTGGAGGCTCACGGGCCGCAAGGTCATCGGGGTCGGCGACGCCTCCGGCATGTTCCCGATCGACTCGGCGACCTCCGACTACGACGCCGACCTCGTGGCGATCTACGACGGCCTGGTCGCCGACCGTGCACCAGCACTCCGCGTCGCAGAACTGCTGCCCGCTGTTCTCGTCGCCGGCGAGGCCGCTGGAACGCTCACCGTCGACGGCGCCGCGCTCCTCGACCCCTCGGGTGCCCTGCAGGCCGGCATCCCGCTCTGCCCGCCCGAGGGCGATGCCGGCACCGGCATGGTGGCCACGAACTCGGTCGCACCGCGCACGGGCAACGTGAGCGCCGGCACCAGCATCTTCGCCATGGTCGTGCTCGAGGCCCCACTGGCTCAGGTGCACCACGAGCTCGACCTCGTCACCACGCCGGCCGGCGACCCCGTCGCCATGGTGCACTGCAACAACGGTGCCAGCGAGCTCGCAGCCTGGGTGAGCATGTTCTCCCGCTTCGCTGCCGCATCCGGAACCCCGGTCGACACCGATGCCGCCTTCGGCGTGCTGCTGCGCGAAGCCCTCGACGGAGAGGCGGATGCCGGCGGCATCATCGCCTACAACCACCTCGCCGGCGAGCCGATCGCCGGCCTCACCGAGGGCCGCCCCCTCGTCGTGCGCACCCCCGACAGCAGGCTCACTCTGGCGAACTTCATGCGCGCGCAGGTCTACGGCGTCTACGGCACCCTCAGCCTCGGCATGCGCGTGCTCGCCGACGAGGGCGTCTCGATCGACCGCATGTTCGCGCACGGAGGCATCTTCCGCACGGCGGGGGTCGCCCAGCGGCTGCTCGCCGGTGCGCTCGACGCTCCCGTCGCCGTCGGTGAGACCGCCAGCGAGGGCGGCGCGTGGGGCATCGCGGTGCTGGCGTCGTACCTGGCAGAGCAGTCGCGTGCCGCATCCGGAACCGGCTCGGCAACCGGCTCTGCAACCGACCTCGGCACCTACCTGAACGAGCGCGTCTTCGCCGACGCCGGGTTCGACACCGTCGCTCCCGTCGCAGAAGACGTCGCCGGCTTCGCCGCCTTCCTCGACCGCTATCGCGCCGGCCTCGCCGCAGAGGCCGCCGCCGTGCAGGCGCTCTGA
- the araA gene encoding L-arabinose isomerase: protein MTRTTLTTSLEHYEVWFLTGSQGLYGEETLRQVAEQSRAISDELGGGVPVKVVWKPVLTDSDSIRRTALEVNAADNVIGVIAWMHTFSPAKMWIAGLDALQKPLLHLHTQANVELPWGEIDFDFMNLNQAAHGDREFGYIQTRLGIARKTVVGHVSNPAVQQQVETWQRAAAGWAASRTLKLARFGDNMRYVAVTEGDKTEAELRFGVQVNTWGVNELADAVAAASEADIDALVAEYEELYDVVPELRADGDRHQSLRDGAAIEIGLRSFLEEGGFGAFTTSFEDLGALKQLPGLAVQRLMAEGYGFGAEGDWKTAILVRVANVMGSGLPGGASLMEDYTYDLVPGNERILGAHMLEVSPSLTTSKPTLEIHPLGIGGKDDPVRLVFTADPGPAVVVALSDMRDRFRLTANVVENVSAPELPKLPVGRAVWKPAPDFATSAACWLTAGAAHHTVMSTAVSVDVFRDFAEIARTELLVIDETTTQRDFAREVRWNQAYYRLAQGL from the coding sequence ATGACCCGCACCACCCTCACCACCTCGCTCGAGCACTACGAGGTCTGGTTCCTCACCGGAAGCCAGGGCCTGTACGGCGAGGAGACGCTGCGTCAGGTGGCCGAGCAGTCGCGCGCCATCTCCGACGAGCTGGGTGGCGGCGTGCCGGTGAAGGTCGTCTGGAAGCCGGTGCTCACCGATTCCGACAGCATCCGTCGCACGGCCCTCGAGGTGAATGCGGCAGACAACGTGATCGGCGTCATCGCGTGGATGCACACGTTCAGCCCCGCGAAGATGTGGATCGCCGGCCTCGACGCGCTGCAGAAGCCGCTGCTGCACCTGCACACGCAGGCCAACGTCGAGCTGCCGTGGGGCGAGATCGACTTCGACTTCATGAACCTCAACCAGGCCGCGCACGGCGACCGCGAGTTCGGCTACATCCAGACCCGCCTGGGCATCGCCCGCAAGACCGTCGTCGGCCACGTGTCGAACCCGGCCGTGCAGCAGCAGGTCGAGACCTGGCAGCGCGCGGCGGCCGGCTGGGCGGCATCGCGCACCCTGAAGCTCGCCCGCTTCGGCGACAACATGCGCTACGTCGCCGTGACCGAGGGTGACAAGACCGAGGCCGAGCTGCGGTTCGGCGTTCAGGTCAACACCTGGGGAGTCAACGAGCTGGCGGATGCCGTCGCCGCGGCATCCGAGGCCGACATCGACGCGCTCGTGGCCGAGTACGAAGAGCTCTACGACGTCGTTCCCGAGCTGCGTGCAGACGGCGACCGCCACCAGAGCCTGCGCGACGGTGCCGCGATCGAGATCGGGCTGCGCTCGTTCCTCGAGGAGGGCGGCTTCGGCGCCTTCACCACGAGCTTCGAGGACCTGGGCGCACTCAAGCAGCTGCCCGGCCTCGCCGTGCAGCGCCTGATGGCCGAGGGCTACGGCTTCGGTGCAGAGGGCGACTGGAAGACAGCCATTCTGGTGCGCGTCGCGAACGTGATGGGCTCCGGCCTTCCCGGTGGCGCGAGCCTCATGGAGGACTACACCTACGACCTCGTTCCGGGCAACGAGCGCATCCTCGGCGCCCACATGCTCGAGGTGTCGCCGTCTCTCACGACGTCGAAGCCCACGCTGGAGATCCACCCGCTCGGCATCGGAGGCAAGGACGACCCCGTGCGCCTGGTCTTCACGGCCGACCCCGGCCCCGCCGTCGTCGTGGCGCTCTCCGACATGCGCGACCGCTTCCGCCTCACGGCGAACGTCGTCGAGAACGTGTCGGCTCCCGAGCTGCCGAAGCTGCCCGTCGGACGCGCCGTCTGGAAGCCGGCTCCCGACTTCGCCACGAGTGCCGCATGCTGGCTCACCGCCGGCGCAGCGCACCACACAGTCATGTCGACAGCCGTCAGCGTCGACGTGTTCCGAGATTTCGCCGAGATCGCTCGCACCGAGCTTCTCGTGATCGATGAGACCACCACCCAGCGCGACTTCGCGCGGGAGGTGCGCTGGAACCAGGCGTACTACCGTCTGGCACAAGGCCTGTAA
- the chvE gene encoding multiple monosaccharide ABC transporter substrate-binding protein, whose translation MLALAACSGGGAGGGATEGAKGDGGLIGVAMPTKSSERWIQDGNAVKEQLEAEGFKVDLQYAEDDIPTQVSQIENMITKGAEALIIASIDGTTLTSVLQEAADQEIPVIAYDRLIRDSENVDYYASFDNYKVGVQQANSILSGLGLVDLEGAPVADAPKGPFNIELFAGSPDDNNATFFWNGAIDTLQPLIDDGTLVVKSGQTDFQQAATLRWDGEVAQSRMEDILTKSYSDGSKVNAVLSPYDGLSRGIISALTDAGYTVGAEWPFISGQDAELDSVKAINSGEQYATIFKDTRKLAVVAVDMATALLNGEKPEVNNTEDYDNGKKVVPSYLLESQIVVKDNINEVLVDSGYWTEEEIKG comes from the coding sequence ATGCTCGCTCTCGCGGCCTGCTCCGGCGGCGGCGCCGGCGGCGGCGCCACCGAGGGTGCCAAGGGAGACGGCGGCCTCATCGGCGTCGCGATGCCCACCAAGAGCTCCGAGCGCTGGATCCAGGACGGCAACGCCGTCAAGGAGCAGCTCGAGGCCGAGGGCTTCAAGGTCGACCTGCAGTACGCAGAGGACGACATCCCCACGCAGGTCTCGCAGATCGAGAACATGATCACCAAGGGTGCAGAAGCCCTGATCATCGCTTCGATCGACGGCACCACGCTCACCAGCGTCCTGCAGGAGGCAGCCGACCAGGAGATCCCCGTGATCGCCTACGACCGCCTCATCCGCGACAGCGAGAACGTGGACTACTACGCCTCGTTCGACAACTACAAGGTCGGCGTGCAGCAGGCCAACTCGATCCTCAGCGGACTCGGCCTGGTCGACCTCGAGGGCGCGCCCGTCGCTGACGCACCCAAGGGACCGTTCAACATCGAGCTGTTCGCCGGTTCGCCCGACGACAACAACGCCACGTTCTTCTGGAACGGTGCGATCGACACCCTGCAGCCCCTGATCGATGACGGAACCCTCGTCGTCAAGAGCGGCCAGACCGACTTCCAGCAGGCGGCGACGCTGCGCTGGGACGGCGAGGTCGCACAGAGCCGCATGGAGGACATCCTCACCAAGAGCTACTCCGACGGCTCGAAGGTCAACGCTGTGCTCTCGCCCTACGACGGTCTCTCGCGAGGCATCATCTCGGCTCTGACCGACGCCGGCTACACCGTGGGCGCCGAATGGCCGTTCATCTCCGGCCAGGACGCCGAGCTCGACTCGGTCAAGGCCATCAACTCCGGTGAGCAGTACGCCACCATCTTCAAGGACACCCGCAAGCTCGCGGTCGTGGCCGTGGACATGGCGACCGCCCTGCTGAACGGTGAGAAGCCCGAGGTGAACAACACCGAGGACTACGACAACGGCAAGAAGGTCGTTCCGTCGTACCTGCTCGAGTCGCAGATCGTCGTCAAGGACAACATCAACGAGGTCCTCGTCGACAGCGGCTACTGGACCGAAGAGGAGATCAAGGGCTAA
- the mmsA gene encoding multiple monosaccharide ABC transporter ATP-binding protein: MTNILEMRGITKTFPGVKALSEVTLEVARGEVHAICGENGAGKSTLMKVLSGVYGHGTYEGDIVFEDEVVEFKDITDSEAKGIVIIHQELALSPYLSIAENIFLNNEVKGRGGLIDWNKTNHEAQTLLHRVGLRDNPTTKIMNIGVGKQQLVEIAKALSKRVKLLILDEPTAALNDEDSDHLLDLILHLKEQGITSIIISHKLNEIKKIADTVTVIRDGKSIETIAKADVSEERIIKDMVGRDLEHRYPEHTPNIGEELLRVEDWTAHHPQDTSRVMVDNVNITVRAGEIVGIAGLMGAGRTEFAMSLFGQTYGSRISGKVFKRGKEIKTRTVSEAIENGIAYATEDRKTYGLNLIEDIKRNISMASLGKLEKYGLVHDNEEFKIANEYRTSMNIKAPSVLVKTGKLSGGNQQKVVLSKWIYSDPDVLILDEPTRGIDVGAKYEIYTIINRLAAEGKGVIVISSELPELLGICDRIYALSEGRITGELPIEEATPESVLKLMTMEKPR; encoded by the coding sequence ATGACGAACATTCTCGAGATGCGAGGCATCACGAAGACGTTCCCCGGCGTGAAGGCGCTGTCCGAGGTCACCCTCGAGGTCGCCCGGGGCGAGGTTCACGCCATCTGCGGCGAGAACGGCGCCGGAAAGTCCACGCTCATGAAGGTGCTCTCGGGCGTCTACGGGCACGGAACCTACGAGGGCGACATCGTCTTCGAGGATGAGGTGGTGGAGTTCAAGGACATCACCGACAGCGAGGCCAAGGGCATCGTCATCATCCACCAGGAGCTGGCACTCAGCCCCTACCTGTCGATCGCCGAGAACATCTTCCTCAACAACGAGGTCAAGGGCCGCGGCGGACTCATCGACTGGAACAAGACCAACCACGAGGCCCAGACGCTGCTGCACCGCGTCGGCCTCCGTGACAACCCGACGACGAAGATCATGAACATCGGCGTCGGCAAGCAGCAGCTCGTGGAGATCGCGAAAGCCCTCTCGAAGCGCGTGAAGCTGCTCATCCTCGACGAGCCGACAGCGGCACTGAACGACGAGGACTCCGATCACCTGCTCGACCTGATCCTGCACCTCAAGGAGCAGGGCATCACGTCGATCATCATCAGCCACAAGCTCAACGAGATCAAGAAGATCGCCGACACCGTCACGGTCATCCGCGACGGCAAGTCGATCGAGACGATCGCCAAGGCCGACGTCTCCGAAGAGCGCATCATCAAGGACATGGTCGGTCGCGACCTCGAGCACCGCTACCCCGAGCACACGCCGAACATCGGCGAGGAGCTGCTGCGGGTCGAGGACTGGACCGCCCACCACCCGCAGGACACCTCGCGCGTGATGGTCGACAACGTGAACATCACGGTGCGCGCCGGAGAGATCGTCGGCATCGCCGGCCTCATGGGCGCGGGCCGCACCGAGTTCGCCATGAGCCTGTTCGGTCAGACCTACGGATCGCGCATCTCCGGCAAGGTGTTCAAGCGCGGCAAGGAGATCAAGACCCGCACCGTGTCCGAGGCGATCGAGAACGGCATCGCCTACGCCACGGAGGATCGCAAGACCTACGGCCTCAACCTCATCGAGGACATCAAGCGCAACATCTCGATGGCCTCGCTCGGCAAGTTGGAGAAGTACGGCCTCGTTCACGACAACGAGGAGTTCAAGATCGCCAACGAGTACCGCACCTCGATGAACATCAAGGCGCCGAGCGTGCTCGTGAAGACGGGCAAGCTCTCGGGCGGCAACCAGCAGAAGGTCGTGCTGTCGAAGTGGATCTACTCCGACCCGGATGTCCTCATCCTGGACGAGCCCACCCGCGGCATCGACGTCGGTGCGAAGTACGAGATCTACACGATCATCAACAGGCTGGCGGCAGAGGGCAAGGGTGTCATCGTCATCTCCTCGGAGCTGCCGGAACTGCTCGGCATCTGCGACCGCATCTACGCCCTCTCGGAGGGACGCATCACCGGTGAACTGCCCATCGAAGAGGCGACCCCGGAATCCGTACTCAAGCTCATGACCATGGAGAAGCCCCGCTAG
- the mmsB gene encoding multiple monosaccharide ABC transporter permease, whose protein sequence is MSDPNAPLQTETRLEGGNLNPIDNKFTQRLSHILSDLGKNGIFIALIIVVVLFSFLTDGILLRPQNISNLIVQNGYILVLAIGMVMVIIAGHIDLSVGSVAAFVGACSGLFAVTWGMPWWLAVILSLAIGAAVGVWQGFWIAYVGIPAFIVTLAGMLIFRGLALVVLGNANIGSFPTEYRALGNGFVNGIFGESDPDIFTLGIGALAIVALIVQQLRTRRGRQKYGQEVEPIVWFITKLVLVSVAIGFFTYALASYKGIPVTLIILAVLVMVYGVVMNRSVFGRHIYAIGGNRHAAELSGIKTRRVDFWLFVNMGFLAALAGLIFTARLNLAGPKAGDGFELEAISAAFIGGAAVQGGVGTIGGAIIGGLIIGVLNNGMSIMGIGIEWQQAVKGLVLLLAVAFDVYNKRRSGGQ, encoded by the coding sequence ATGTCAGATCCCAACGCTCCACTTCAGACCGAGACCAGGCTCGAGGGCGGCAACCTCAACCCGATCGACAACAAGTTCACCCAGCGCCTCAGCCACATCCTGAGCGACCTCGGCAAGAACGGCATCTTCATCGCCCTCATCATCGTGGTGGTGCTGTTCTCGTTCCTCACCGACGGCATCCTGCTGCGACCGCAGAACATCTCCAACCTGATCGTGCAGAACGGATACATCCTCGTTCTGGCGATCGGCATGGTGATGGTCATCATCGCGGGCCACATCGACCTGTCCGTCGGATCGGTGGCCGCCTTCGTCGGCGCCTGTTCCGGACTGTTCGCGGTCACCTGGGGCATGCCCTGGTGGCTGGCCGTCATCCTGTCGCTCGCGATCGGAGCCGCCGTCGGTGTCTGGCAGGGCTTCTGGATCGCCTACGTCGGCATCCCAGCGTTCATCGTGACGCTGGCCGGCATGCTCATCTTCCGAGGCCTCGCCCTCGTCGTGCTCGGCAACGCCAACATCGGCTCGTTCCCGACCGAGTACCGCGCACTCGGCAACGGCTTCGTGAACGGCATCTTCGGCGAATCCGATCCCGACATCTTCACCCTCGGAATCGGTGCGCTGGCCATCGTCGCCCTGATCGTGCAGCAGCTGCGCACCCGCCGCGGACGCCAGAAGTACGGCCAGGAGGTGGAGCCGATCGTCTGGTTCATCACCAAGCTGGTTCTCGTCTCGGTCGCCATCGGCTTCTTCACCTACGCGCTCGCCTCGTACAAGGGCATCCCGGTCACGCTCATCATCCTGGCCGTGCTGGTCATGGTCTACGGCGTGGTCATGAACCGCTCGGTGTTCGGTCGCCACATCTACGCGATCGGCGGCAACCGTCACGCAGCCGAGCTGTCGGGCATCAAGACCCGTCGGGTCGACTTCTGGCTGTTCGTGAACATGGGCTTCCTCGCCGCCCTCGCCGGACTCATCTTCACCGCTCGCCTCAACCTCGCCGGCCCGAAGGCAGGTGACGGCTTCGAGCTCGAGGCCATCTCCGCCGCCTTCATCGGTGGAGCAGCGGTGCAGGGCGGTGTCGGCACCATCGGCGGCGCCATCATCGGTGGTCTGATCATCGGTGTGCTGAACAACGGCATGTCGATCATGGGTATCGGCATCGAGTGGCAGCAGGCCGTGAAGGGCCTCGTGCTCCTTCTCGCCGTGGCCTTCGATGTCTACAACAAGCGTCGCTCCGGCGGCCAGTAG
- a CDS encoding LacI family DNA-binding transcriptional regulator, with the protein MTDTDAARADAAVTAEPSAAGAGSVGSSSTGAPGRVAASVQPDENRGRAATMFDVARVAGVSHQTVSRVLNNLPGVRASTRVRVEQAMTELSYVPSPAARTLASRRSQTIGLIQAGRPDYGPSNAALAFNEAAHAANYTVTQAGMREIDADSLRAAVQMMVRHNVEAIVLISGERKALDIIRGIERSVPLVAVSSEELDGFHRVAMNQYEGARQAVEYLIGLGHADIAHVAGPADSMDATERVRAWSDTLAAHALPQRPAIIGDWQSTSGYAAGRALLGARDASHPLPTAVFVGNDQMALGVLHAFRDAGVRVPGEVSVMGFDDIPEAAHFAPPLSTMRQDFSGLGRDIMAVVLDVLVDEQKAGDRAGRVSEMVVRESTAPPRTGAPRSAR; encoded by the coding sequence ATGACCGACACGGATGCCGCACGCGCTGACGCAGCGGTGACCGCTGAGCCGAGCGCTGCCGGTGCGGGATCCGTGGGTTCCTCGTCGACGGGCGCGCCCGGGCGAGTGGCGGCATCCGTTCAGCCCGACGAGAACCGCGGCCGTGCGGCCACCATGTTCGACGTGGCTCGAGTGGCCGGGGTCTCGCACCAGACGGTCTCGCGGGTGCTGAACAACCTGCCGGGAGTGCGGGCCTCCACCCGGGTGCGCGTCGAGCAGGCCATGACCGAGCTCTCGTACGTGCCGTCGCCCGCCGCTCGCACGCTCGCATCGCGACGATCCCAGACCATCGGCCTGATCCAGGCCGGGCGCCCCGACTACGGTCCGTCGAACGCCGCGCTCGCGTTCAACGAGGCGGCGCACGCTGCGAACTACACGGTGACCCAGGCCGGGATGCGCGAGATCGACGCCGACTCGCTGCGCGCGGCCGTGCAGATGATGGTGCGCCACAACGTCGAGGCCATCGTGCTCATCTCGGGTGAGCGCAAGGCGCTCGACATCATCCGCGGCATCGAGCGCTCAGTGCCGTTGGTCGCGGTCTCGTCCGAGGAGCTCGACGGCTTCCACCGTGTGGCGATGAACCAGTACGAGGGCGCACGCCAGGCCGTGGAGTACCTGATCGGCCTGGGGCACGCCGACATCGCGCACGTCGCCGGTCCGGCCGACTCGATGGATGCGACCGAGCGTGTGCGGGCCTGGAGCGACACCCTCGCAGCCCATGCCCTGCCGCAGCGCCCCGCGATCATCGGCGACTGGCAGTCGACGAGCGGATACGCGGCCGGGCGCGCTCTGCTCGGTGCGAGAGACGCAAGCCATCCGCTCCCCACTGCCGTGTTCGTCGGCAACGACCAGATGGCCCTCGGGGTGCTGCACGCCTTCCGGGATGCCGGCGTGCGCGTTCCGGGCGAGGTGAGCGTGATGGGCTTCGACGACATCCCAGAGGCCGCGCACTTCGCGCCACCACTCTCGACCATGCGGCAGGACTTCAGCGGGCTCGGACGCGACATCATGGCCGTCGTGCTCGACGTGCTCGTCGACGAGCAGAAGGCCGGCGACCGTGCCGGACGGGTCTCGGAGATGGTCGTGCGCGAGAGCACGGCGCCGCCGCGCACCGGGGCGCCCCGCTCCGCGCGCTGA
- a CDS encoding VOC family protein, producing MDWKIELIFVPVTDVDRAKEFYVDKVGFTLDHDQTPFEGLRFVQLTPPGSACSIAFGTGLGVQLEPGQQNTIQVVVPDAAEARAHLLANGVEASEVDPQAWGNFVTFADPDGNTWTLQELPKRD from the coding sequence ATGGATTGGAAGATCGAGCTCATCTTCGTGCCGGTGACCGATGTCGATCGGGCCAAGGAGTTCTACGTCGACAAGGTCGGCTTCACCCTCGACCACGACCAGACGCCGTTCGAGGGCCTGCGCTTCGTGCAGCTCACTCCCCCGGGCTCGGCGTGCTCGATCGCATTCGGAACGGGCCTCGGCGTGCAGCTCGAGCCCGGCCAGCAGAACACGATCCAGGTCGTGGTTCCGGATGCCGCCGAGGCGCGCGCGCATCTGCTCGCGAACGGCGTCGAGGCGTCCGAGGTCGACCCGCAGGCGTGGGGCAACTTCGTCACCTTCGCCGACCCCGACGGCAACACGTGGACGCTGCAGGAGCTGCCGAAGCGCGACTGA
- the nrdH gene encoding glutaredoxin-like protein NrdH, whose product MTVTVYTKPSCVQCTATYRALDAKGVEYEVLDLSVDENALAAVKELGYLQAPVVITDEDHWSGFRPDKISELASRLA is encoded by the coding sequence ATGACGGTAACGGTCTACACGAAGCCTTCGTGTGTTCAGTGCACGGCCACGTACCGCGCTCTCGACGCCAAGGGCGTTGAGTACGAGGTTCTCGACCTCTCGGTCGATGAGAACGCTCTGGCCGCCGTCAAGGAACTCGGCTACCTGCAGGCCCCGGTCGTCATCACCGACGAAGACCACTGGTCGGGCTTCCGCCCCGACAAGATCAGCGAGCTGGCTTCGCGCCTGGCCTGA